In Prochlorococcus marinus CUG1415, the sequence TCAAAAAGAACATTTAGGAACTTGGCTTTCGCAATTAAATGAAAGAGAACAAAAAATCATGAAGCTAAGATTTGGCCTAGATGGTGAAGAGCCATTAACACTCGCAGAAATAGGAAGACAAATTAATGTTTCACGAGAAAGAGTAAGGCAACTAGAAGCTAAAGCAATATTAAAACTTAGAGTAATGACAAATCATCAAAAAGCAGCTTAATCAAATTGATAAAATTTACGATAATTTTATTATATTTATTTTCAATTTTTTTAATATCAATAGTTTTTAAAAAATATAATGAAGAAAGCAGAGAAATTGTCAGAAAAATAATACATATTGGAATAGGACCTTTAATACCACTTGCACAATTTTTAAAAATTGATCAAAATTCAGCTCTAATTTTTACAGGAATTGTTTCATTAATAGTTTTAATCAATTACACCTATAAATTATTTCCCACAATTGAAGATGTTGAGAGAAAGAGTTATGGAACATTATTTTATTGTCTAAGTTTATTTATTTTAATTTGTTTTTTCTGGGATAAAGATCCATATGCATTAATTACTGGATTTTTTATAATGACTTTTGGCGATGGATTAGCTGGTTTAATAGGAAAAAGCTTTAACTCAAAGAGTTGGATTTTTTTTAAACAAAAAAAATCTTTATTAGGTACTATAACAATGTTTTTAATAAGCTTGATAGTAGTTTACTCAATAGGATATGCCCAACAAAATAGTTTTACTTTAAATTATTTTACAATAGCTTTTTTTGCCACTGTTCTTGAACAATTTAGTGTTTTAGGAATAGATAATTTTATTGTCCCAATCTCATCAGCATTATTGTTTAATTTTGTTATAACTAACTAACTGAACTATACAAAATAGCCAGTAATTCTTTTGTTGTTTCTATATCTATGCATGCATCTGTAATGCTTCTGCCAAACTCAAGATCCTCTTTTTTTAAGAGTTTTTGATTCCCTTCCTTCAAATGACTTTCAAGCATAACCCCTAAAATATTTTGTTCACCATTAATAATTTGAGAAGCTATGTTTTTTAGCACTTCAGACTGTTTTCGAAAGTCTTTATTAGAATTTCCATGACTACAATCAATCATCACTTTATGAGGCAGATTACATTGCTTTAATTCCGCTGAAATTCTTTGAACATGTTTACTTTCAAAATTTGGGCCTTTTGAGCCACCTCTCAACACTACATGACCATCTGGATTTCCTGTAGTATTGACAATAGAAGCCATTCCATTGGAATTTACACCTAAGAAATGATGCGATTTTGAAGCTGACTGCATTGCATTTATTGCAGTAGCAAAAGAACCATCAGTTCCATTTTTAAAGCCTATAGGCATTGATAATCCTGATGCCATTTCCCTATGAGTTTGACTTTCAGTAGTCCTCGCGCCTATGGCTGTCCAACTTATCAAATCGGCAATATATTGAGGCACAATTGGATCTAGTAATTCTGTAGCAGATGGTATTCCATTAGTTGCTAGATATGACAGCAAACTTCTAGCCCTTCGTAAACCAGTATTAATATCATAAGAATCATCTAGATGGGGATCATTTATAAGTCCCTTCCAACCAATAGTTGTTCTTGGTTTCTCAAAATATACTCTCATAATTATTTCTAATTTATCTTTATAAATTTCTCGAAAGTGTTTAATATATTTTGAATATTCCTTTGCCGCTTCTAGATCATGAATTGAACATGGACCAACAATAACTAAAAGCTTCTGTTCATTATGATGCAAAATATTTTGTATCGATCGTCTTGTTTTAGATACTGTATTAGCAGAGGTGTGATCTAAAGGTATATCATTATGTAATCTACTTGGCGGTATTAATGGACGTGTTTCAACAACATGTAAATCAGATGTCTTTTCTAAAGCTGAATTATTTGATGATGCCATCATTGATAAATTAAGAAGTTTGAATATTTAAAAAAGCATTTATGAATACTCTCCTTTTCAATATTAAAAATAACAATAGATTAGGCATTAAACCTTACAAATGAAGAATTTGGAAACATTGCTAAAAGATTATGCAGATCACGTATCTGAAAGAGCAGCTAAAGGAATACCTCCTTTACCTTTAAATGCTGAGCAAACAAATTGCGTTACAAAATTATTGGAACAAGATAGTAATTACGATTCATCCTATTTACTTGATTTACTAATAAATAGAGTACCACCAGGAGTTGATGAGGCTGCTTATGTAAAAGCAAGCTGGCTTACAGCTATTGTTAATGCCGAAAAATATTGCAAATCAATAAACGCTGAAAAAGCAATTGAAATATTAGGAACAATGATAGGTGGATATAATGTAAATTCTTTGGTTGAGATACTTAAAGGAGAAAATAGTTTACTAGCTAAAAAAGCAGCAGTTGTTTTAAAAAATATTATTCTTGTTTATGACTCAGCTAATGAAATTTATGAATTATCTCATAAGAATATTTATGCAAAAGAGGTTGTAAACAGTTGGGCAAATGCAGAATGGTTCAAAAATAAAAAAGTTCTAGAGAAAGAAATTACGTGTTTAGTGTTTAAAGTTGATGGGGAGACAAACACAGATGACTTATCTCCAGCAGTGCATGCAACAACACGCCCCGATATACCAATGCATGCATTGGCTATGTTGGAATTTAAAAAACCAGATGGACTAAAGATTCTAGAAAATTTAAAAAAACACAATTTACCAATAGCTTATGTTGGTGATGTTGTCGGAACAGGAAGTTCTAGAAAATCTGCCATTAATTCACTCATTTGGCATATAGGCGAAGCTCTCCCCTTTGTTCCAAACAAAAAAACAGGTGGAATAGTAATTGGTGGCAAAATAGCCCCTATTTTCTTTAATACCGCACAAGATTCAGGAGCTTTACCTATAGAAGCTGACGTATCTCATATGAAAACAGGAGATGTTATTAAAATATATCCTTATGAAGGCATTATTAAAAAAATTGAAAAAGATTCAAATACAGAAGAATTAATAAGCAAATTCGACTTGTATCCATCAACTCTTACTGATGAAATTCAAGCTGGTGGCAGAATTAATCTTATGATTGGAAGATCTCTTACCGACAAAATTAGAAACAAATTAGATTATAAACCGAGTGAAATATTTATCCGACCACAAAATCCAACCGAAAGTAATGCCGGCTTTACTCAAGCTCAAAAAATAGTAGGCAAAGCATGCGGCTTAGAGGGAGTTAGGCCAGGAACGACCTGTGAACCAATTATGACCACAGTTGGCAGTCAAGATACTACTGGGCCAATGACTAGAGATGAACTAAAAGAACTAGCTTGTTTAGGATTCACTGCAGATTTAGTCATGCAAAGTTTTTGTCATACAGCTGCATATCCTAAACCAATAGATCTAGTTACACATAAAGAATTACCTGATTTTATATCTCAAAGAGGTGGAGTAGCTCTTAAGCCTGGAGACGGAATAATTCATAGCTGGCTTAACAGAATGCTTCTCCCTGATACTGTTGGCACAGGTGGAGATAGTCATACAAGATTTCCTCTGGGCATTTCATTTCCTGGAGGCTCGGGCATTGTTGCCTTTGCCGCCGCAATAGGATCAATGCCATTAAATATGCCGGCATCTGTGCTGGTTAAATTTCAGGGAGAATTATTACCAGGAATCACTCTTAGAGATTTAGTCAATGCAATCCCTCTCTTCGCAATTAAAAAAGGACTCTTAACTGTTGAGAAAGCAAATAAGAAAAATATATTTAACGGGAAAATTATGGAAATTGAGGGATTACCAAACCTAAAACTTGAACAAGCTTTTGAACTCACTGATGCTACTGCAGAACGCTCGTGCGCTGGTAGCACAATACTTTTATCCCAAGAAACTGTTCAAGAATACTTAAGAAGCAATATATGCCTGCTAGAAAAAATGATTGAAAGCAATTATGAAGACTCAAAATCAATTTCTAGAAGAATAAATGATATGAAAAATTGGTTACAAAAACCATCATTAATCCAACCAGATACAAACGCTCAGTATGAAGAAATCATTGAAATTGATTTAGCAAAAGTAACACAACCTATAGTTGCTTGCCCTAACGATCCAGATAACGTAAAGGAAATCAATGAAGTTGCAAATACAAATATTGACGAGGTTTTTATAGGTTCTTGCATGACAAATATTGGTCATTACAGAGCAGCTGCGAAAGTTCTTGAAGGTGTACAAAATTTAAAAGCTAAATTATGGATTTGTCCACCTACAAAAATGGATGAAGAAACTCTAAAAGCTGAAGGTTACTATAAAATATTTGAAAGTTGTGGTGCAAGATTAGAGTTACCAGGCTGTTCTTTATGTATGGGAAATCAAGCCAGAGTAGATGAAGGATCTGTAGTATTCTCTACTAGTACAAGAAATTTTGACAATAGACTTGGGAAAAATGCGCAAGTATTTTTAGGGAGTGCTGAATTAGCAGCAGTTTGCGCACTGCTTGGAAAAATTCCTGAAATAGAAGAATATCAGGATATTACTAAAAATAAAATTAATCCATATTCAGATGAACTTTATCGTTATCTTCAATTTGATGAAATATACAATTTCAGTTTGTCAAAGTGATCATGAATTATGCCAAACCTTATAAAAGAAAATATTCAAAAAACCAGTAATAATTCATCTCGTAGCATCAAAAAATTATTAAGACAAAGATCTCTCGTCGTTGCATTGTCGCTCTTATTAACAGGCTTAGGAGCTTCAATTACAAGCATATTTTTTAAAACTGGAATCTACTTTATAAATAATTGGAGATTAGCACTTTTAGACCAATTCCCATCTATAGCAGTATTACCAATTTTTGGAGCTGTAGGAGGAGCAATTGCGGGATATTTGATCAAAAATTTTGCACCTGCAGCAAAAGGTTCAGGTGTAAGTCAAATCATGGGTTTCTTAAGGCATAAAAAAGTACCAATGAATATAAAAGTAGGATTAGTAAAGCTCATATCAGGAATTATCGCTATTGGTAGTGGATTCCCTTTAGGTCCAGAGGGTCCATCGGTTCAAATGGGAGGATCAGTTGCTTGGCAAATGGCTAAATGGCTCAAAGCTCCTACAGCTTTCAGAAGAGTAATCGTAGCAGCAGGTGGTGGAGCTGGAATTGCTGCAGTATTTAGCGCTCCATTAGGAGGGTTTGTTTATGCAATAGAAGAGC encodes:
- a CDS encoding diacylglycerol/polyprenol kinase family protein, which codes for MIKFTIILLYLFSIFLISIVFKKYNEESREIVRKIIHIGIGPLIPLAQFLKIDQNSALIFTGIVSLIVLINYTYKLFPTIEDVERKSYGTLFYCLSLFILICFFWDKDPYALITGFFIMTFGDGLAGLIGKSFNSKSWIFFKQKKSLLGTITMFLISLIVVYSIGYAQQNSFTLNYFTIAFFATVLEQFSVLGIDNFIVPISSALLFNFVITN
- a CDS encoding 3-deoxy-7-phosphoheptulonate synthase; translation: MMASSNNSALEKTSDLHVVETRPLIPPSRLHNDIPLDHTSANTVSKTRRSIQNILHHNEQKLLVIVGPCSIHDLEAAKEYSKYIKHFREIYKDKLEIIMRVYFEKPRTTIGWKGLINDPHLDDSYDINTGLRRARSLLSYLATNGIPSATELLDPIVPQYIADLISWTAIGARTTESQTHREMASGLSMPIGFKNGTDGSFATAINAMQSASKSHHFLGVNSNGMASIVNTTGNPDGHVVLRGGSKGPNFESKHVQRISAELKQCNLPHKVMIDCSHGNSNKDFRKQSEVLKNIASQIINGEQNILGVMLESHLKEGNQKLLKKEDLEFGRSITDACIDIETTKELLAILYSSVS
- the acnB gene encoding bifunctional aconitate hydratase 2/2-methylisocitrate dehydratase; translated protein: MKNLETLLKDYADHVSERAAKGIPPLPLNAEQTNCVTKLLEQDSNYDSSYLLDLLINRVPPGVDEAAYVKASWLTAIVNAEKYCKSINAEKAIEILGTMIGGYNVNSLVEILKGENSLLAKKAAVVLKNIILVYDSANEIYELSHKNIYAKEVVNSWANAEWFKNKKVLEKEITCLVFKVDGETNTDDLSPAVHATTRPDIPMHALAMLEFKKPDGLKILENLKKHNLPIAYVGDVVGTGSSRKSAINSLIWHIGEALPFVPNKKTGGIVIGGKIAPIFFNTAQDSGALPIEADVSHMKTGDVIKIYPYEGIIKKIEKDSNTEELISKFDLYPSTLTDEIQAGGRINLMIGRSLTDKIRNKLDYKPSEIFIRPQNPTESNAGFTQAQKIVGKACGLEGVRPGTTCEPIMTTVGSQDTTGPMTRDELKELACLGFTADLVMQSFCHTAAYPKPIDLVTHKELPDFISQRGGVALKPGDGIIHSWLNRMLLPDTVGTGGDSHTRFPLGISFPGGSGIVAFAAAIGSMPLNMPASVLVKFQGELLPGITLRDLVNAIPLFAIKKGLLTVEKANKKNIFNGKIMEIEGLPNLKLEQAFELTDATAERSCAGSTILLSQETVQEYLRSNICLLEKMIESNYEDSKSISRRINDMKNWLQKPSLIQPDTNAQYEEIIEIDLAKVTQPIVACPNDPDNVKEINEVANTNIDEVFIGSCMTNIGHYRAAAKVLEGVQNLKAKLWICPPTKMDEETLKAEGYYKIFESCGARLELPGCSLCMGNQARVDEGSVVFSTSTRNFDNRLGKNAQVFLGSAELAAVCALLGKIPEIEEYQDITKNKINPYSDELYRYLQFDEIYNFSLSK